The stretch of DNA TTTGAGAtagaacattagtatggggagtctgcactttatttctactgcacaagaggcgtgattaatgggcatagttcaaatgactgtatgcTTGGATGGATAGTCCTCCAACCAATGACACCAACAGTGCGGTgcatctttgtttgtttgtgcatctagtttgtgattggacccaaaggttgtggacaggaagcaggggagatagatttgcaggtttccagcctgagctgccgagcgatatccaaatcgccggcagatcaggcagggttcacccagcctacaaaTTGCTTCTCACAGCCATAacaattgtgtgcatgtgtgtgtgctcattaaAGACTCCGGCTTTTGTAGAAAAGTCTGGACTTCCTCAATGCAGAGACAAGTTAACTACTTAACTTACTGTAACTATTGGGCTGAAATGTCAACAAAACCCTTCCTCAGAATCAAGGACTGTCCCTCTAACCCCTGCGACTACTGAAGCTCCCTCACTAACACCCCCACACTCTGGCCAGTCCATCAGTGTGCGTATGTCTCCCCAGTGCTCGGCCACGTGTGGAGAGGGCACCCAGCAGCGGGAGGTCTACTGCGTGGGCGGCCGCGGCGAGAGGCTGCCGGAGTCGGCCTGCGCTGGACTGCCTCGGCCGGAGGAGCTGAGGACGTGCCAGAGGCCCTCCTGCCACCAGCGCATCAGCTACCACGTGTCGGACTGGAGCCTGGTAAAGCACAGCGCAATTCTGTTCAGCTAAAATCAGTCATGCGTAATGTACAGGACCACCATAAACAATAGCCATTGTTGTATTGATTCATTGATACTACGGTATATCACACATTTGTAATTTCTTCATTAATTAATCTATAATTAGTATTAACACTATCATAgccattcttcattcattcattcatttaatatttataaacaGCACCATAAACTATTCTCATTGTCTCAAAGCACTTCAGAGGGCCCGAGGTGAGgcctaatatacagtatatgggccATACAGGCCTGTGACAGGCCCATGCATATGATAGGCAGAGGTAGAACTCACATTTAGTCAACAGATGATTTAATGCCAattgacataggctacagtgcTGTGCAATTTTTTTCTGTTAGTGTACGTACAGTACGTGTGCTCCTTGCTTTTCAAAACAATGACTTGGAATTTGGCAGCATCACAAGACCTTGGCTTCATATACATCCTGGCTGCAGTTGACCTACAATAGTGTGGAACAAGGGAACTACTgtagagaggaacagagagaaagcaagacaaagagagagaaaaaagagagcgagggaaggatgatagagggatgaagaatacagggagaagaaaaataaatgacAAGTGTTGAGTGGTTTTAGTGTGTTAGGACGTGTCAGAGGCCAGCATGCCAGCATGTAAGCGAACACGTGGATGAGCTGGACACTGGAACCTGGTAAAtatgggggaaagagagggggagagagagagagagagagagagagagagagaaagaaaaagagagaaacaagaaaagggaaagaaaaagaggaaagcaGAAAGCCAGGtatggagagaaaggaggaaaaagggttaagaaagagaggaagcaggaaagagaggtaaaaggagagagaaggaaccaCAGTGTTTTCAGCATTTATCGATTACTTTTTATATCTATGCTCACATTGTCCCCTGTCCTCATTTcgtctctcccttctctctctctctctctctctctctctctttctctctctctctctctctctctgtctccctccctctccagtgCTCAGTAAGTTGTGGAACAGGACGCAGGGAGAGGCGTGTGGTGTGTATGGACCAAGACCAGTTTGAGTTCACAGATGACCGCTGTGCCTCTCAAAGCAAGCCCTACACCGTTGAGAGCTGCAACACACAGCCCTGCCCTGGAtcacagagtgagtgtgtgtgtgtgtgtgagcgtgtgtgtgtgtgtgtgtgtgtgtgtgtgtgtgtgtgtgtgtgtgtgcgttgagagtgtgtatgtttaatgtgtGCACACTTCCATGGGCTGCAGCAACATCTATGTAGAGGGAGTCTGCAGagtgtgtacatacacatacacacacacacacacacacacatgttttcaaTCAATATGCAATTTGTGGTTtgcttttcactctctttttgtgcatctgtgtgtgtgtgtgtgtgtgtgtgtttgtgtatttcagtGGTTCCTAGCGTGCCAGATCCCAGGGGACATGACAACACTCTGCGTGGATTTAGGCCTTATGCACCTGAAGTGGACCAAGGTAGCACTGGCTCAAACAGCAACACAGACTGTACCCACTTGGACCCATTCAAACTCCAAATGCCAAATGTTGATTTATATTGCATTTTTATTAATTACAGTAGACCAATAAATAGGTTTCTTCTACCTGGAAAACAAACATcaaaagaactgaagtagaagtgacttgtttttttcttgagCAACATCAATAAGTTCAGAAATGTAACCTTACCTTGGTCATGTAAGAATGCATATCCAAATTTGGCATGGAAATGaatagagagatacagtaggtagagagatagatagatagatagatagatagatagatagatagataggcagacagactgacagacaaatAGATAGCTAATTACTTCATTCATAGttcaacacaaacagacagtacATAAATGCAACActccaaatgaatgaatgtgatggaaacaacacaaactgtgttgacCCTATCTGAATGTtgagatgtgttgaaaacaatgcaagtttcattcgttttaagagtgtacaacATGTGTCTATGGTGAACAAACTAGTGACATTATAACATatgaaccaaagattctagagcagagctttgttctagaatctttgatatGAACTGTgtataatatgatataatacTGAAAAGTCCTTAACTGTGTGCAGGATCTCCCCGCCCCTCTCAGCCCTACATCCCTGTGGTGGGCCCCCACTGTGCCCAGTCCTACTATGGCTGCTGCCCTGACGGACACACCGAGGCCGCTGGGACCAGGGGTGAGGGCTGCCCTCGGAACGACTGCGTCAATACCAGGTACTCCTCTCATACGGCAATTATCCATGTATCAAtcaatctatttatctatccatatatcaatcaatcaatcaatcaatcaatcaatcaatctttctgttcatccatccatcaatccatataatcaatatactgtatatgtttgtatatCTTTATGTTATGCTTATATCTCAAATacatgtatgttcatgtgtttatgtgacatatagagtgtgtgtatgtgtatctgtgtgtgatgcaggtTTGGCTGCTGTCTGGACGGGGTGACTGCAGCCCAGGGCTTTGGCTATGCAGGATGTCCTGACTACCAGCCACCGGTACAGTAGCACACCTCCACACTCCCCCACTGTCACCTTTGGTCCCTCTCTCTGGGCTGCATCCTACTTTAGCTACTCAGATACCGACTACTTCTCTGTTCATATCTATTTATTCCATTACGACTTACCATACTCCAGTATATGGCCTGAACAATGTCCATGTATATAACCTGACCTCTATGACCTTGTTTATCTTGCCAGCGTTGCTTTGGTTTATCAGTCAAGCCAGAAGGAGACGTTAACTCGATCAAGCATTCCACCCACCCTCACTCGTTTTAGTCACtaaagtcattcattcattgtgtCCTTATCCTTCCACTCTACCATCCATTCAttccatgtttgtgtctgtccaccccccccccccccatcctctcagATGGCCCCCCCAGCTGAGGGTGACGTGTGCACCTTGCCCCGTGAGGTGGGCCCCTGCCACGACTGGATCTCCCGCTTCTACTTCGACTACTCCCAGAGGACCTGCACCCACTTCTGGTACGGCGGTTGCCAGGGCAACGGAAACAGCTTCCTGTCCATGGAGGCGTGTCAGAGGCAGTGCGGCGGCGGGGccccgccccctcctcccccaccggCCGCGGGGCCCGCACGGAGACCCGTCTTCAGAGTGAGACCTGCCAGACGAAGACCATACCGCGCCAGCAAATGAGAACAGAGAGATTTCAAATCGCTCCAGCCCATAGAAGGAGTGAGATCGTTGAGCTCCAACCAATAGGGGGGCTGAAGAGCATTTATGTACAACAGAAAGCACAGTTATGTACACATATGGTGACATATTGGTCACTACCATCGtagaacatgcatacacacacatacacccaatcaacacacacacacacacacacctgaacaattCCAAAGTTTGCCAGTGGTCATCCTTAACACATTCACCTCAAGGCTTTCTGTCAGTTAGGCAAGACCCCCTGGACAACATGTTTTACTGAGTTTCTCTCACATGTCGTACAGGTTTGAACATCTGGACTCTTACAGAACAGTTTGTCATCAATAAAGCAGTCTGTTAGCCTGTAAAAGAAGATGATCTTATCACTGTGATATGAAATCAATAAACATGTGTTGTTTTCCAAGAATCATTATTGTATCAGAAACTGATTGTGCATATATCATACTTTATGtcgtttatttgtctgtttgcttgtttgtttgtttgtttgacgttgacgtcatttttttttttttttttttttttaactagttTGCATTCATGAAAGTCTGAGGACTTATTGCTGGAGGAATCCAAAAGTCTTTAGCATGCTCTAGTGTTGACTTGAAGTACTGTAGCTATAACATGtagtcatacagtacacaattcCATATATTCTTTATTCTTATTCTCTTATCTTGGATTAAAGACACGTTATTCACAGTATTCTTTCAAGCTTAAATAGCATAAATTACCAAGTTCAGGAGGATCCACTGGTTGTACAAGACAATAACTACCTTTGTGGCACACAATGAGATCTTATGATGTGTTGTGACTGAATGTTTTATTGCCTTTCTCTATTTGGTTGTTGTTGCATGTAAGAACGACATAGGTTTAGGAATAATGGCACAGGCGCATAAGTAAACGTTTTGTACCGGCTGGTATTGTTTTTCCTTGAGTCCTGTCTGCTGCAACACAAGAACGTTGCCTTCGAAGTGAATGAGCGGATTGTTTACTTCCTGGTTAGCTGTGACATCACCTCATGAATATTTGACATAGGCTGTTACTTTAGAACGACTGTGGCGCCTGGTACAGCTAATCGACCCTTATTTTGCTTCACGGAGGCTCCACTGGCGTCCCGGGTAAGAATGGGTCTATGTTTATAGCCTAGGTGATTTCAATGGGTTATTTGCTTAGGccaaataatttaaaaaatcatGTACTCAATGTACAGAGACTATTTACAAAGTAACTTGAACATGAAGTAACTATAGGCTAATTAGGATAATTTCAAAATTGTGATATTGGATGTACGATAAGCCTGAATGAGTTTGTTTAAGGGGTTTGAGAGTATTGTGCTGATATTAGACCGTTATGTTACTGTAACCTGACACTACCCTGAAGAACAGaagaaatcaaataaataaattagaatACCAGCAGCGTCGATATC from Sardina pilchardus chromosome 12, fSarPil1.1, whole genome shotgun sequence encodes:
- the paplnb gene encoding papilin b, proteoglycan-like sulfated glycoprotein; this encodes MMLLPLLGVLHLLSCPALSLRQPSEDYWGDYGPYGPCSRTCGTGVALRSRTCVTMRTDGGHNCVGPSRSYKTCNTQPCPAGAMDFREEQCAQFNRMDFQSKRYSWGPYYGAENPCELVCVPRGENFYYRHRPTVVDGTPCYVGRSDICVEGVCRALTHGEILSLETGPAAPSVASRPSVPSRPTVYDPSVYEPSVYEPSAPLRETYRYSLSAFSECSVSCGEGLQTRTIQCVTDGSGRPRVVDDSYCASMGLTRPHEQKHCRGTGACAEYSVSSFGTCSATCGEGTQQREVYCVGGRGERLPESACAGLPRPEELRTCQRPSCHQRISYHVSDWSLCSVSCGTGRRERRVVCMDQDQFEFTDDRCASQSKPYTVESCNTQPCPGSQMVPSVPDPRGHDNTLRGFRPYAPEVDQGSPRPSQPYIPVVGPHCAQSYYGCCPDGHTEAAGTRGEGCPRNDCVNTRFGCCLDGVTAAQGFGYAGCPDYQPPMAPPAEGDVCTLPREVGPCHDWISRFYFDYSQRTCTHFWYGGCQGNGNSFLSMEACQRQCGGGAPPPPPPPAAGPARRPVFRVRPARRRPYRASK